TTTAGTTGTTTAGGACGCTTTGTGTTTCATTTCGGGCCGAATAAAAATTCATTCAACGCCAAATCGGTTTTATGCCCAACTCACATCCACACATCCAACAGATACAAGCACCTGGAAACTGATACGTTCATCTATCATaggtaaacaataaacaaaacgCAAATAGAAAGCGCACGTCGCAGCGACagagacgttggcagcgctgttgctggccaaaaaaaaaagtcaaaaactcaaaaaaaaaaacaaaaaaacgccAACTAATAATAGTCGGCAATGgcagaagcaacaacaacaaatactgAGACAACAACAGCCACATAGAAGAAATTCACTTTTAACGGTTTCTTTGACTTTCTTCTTCATTTCATTTGCCAAGCTGCTATGCTGCTATGGcattgttttggccaaaagaaaccagtcaaaaaaacaaaaaaaaaactgaaagagTTCGGGCCTTTATCTATGCACCACACGATTTTGGCAAGAAACCTACTATTGGCCAGCTCTAGTAGCCGCTTATCGCTGCTCAGTACATCGTTGGCTCGAATTAGTGGCTCGAATTGCATGCTCTCTTCCGCAGCCCTTTCCCCCTTGGTATTTATAAACTTTTCACTTTCATTGCAAATGCGTTAAATAGAGACGAGACTCTacacctcttttttttttttggttgagcTGCCATGGTCTCGAAGAGTTTTAACGCCAGCGTGTGAATTTGATGGGTTGATACTCCCAAGGTGGCGATTTTTCAATTAGATTAGAGAGTCGGACTACAGTTAGATGATGTTGATTGATTTTTGTTGATTCTCCCTCGGACTTTGGCTGATTTGAATTCGAGGGTTTGGTCTTGTGAAAGTGAAACCGAATCTCGACCTGTTTTCAGGTTCCAAAATTTAGAAATTTTCGACACGAACTTGATGGTCAATAAAATTGGTTATTTTATGTAGAATTAAGTGTAAAATTGGTTATCTTTAAAAGAAAACcttaatctttaataaaattactTATGGGAAGCTTTCAGGaatttgttaattaaaatttctcaACTGGCATAccttaaataatatttcacaATCACTCACATTTCTTTTGGTCAACCCCATGTGCGAAAGTCATCAGTCTCAGCGAGCATGAATATgttaagccaaaaaaaaagagtagtaGATATGCTAAAAGATACATCTGTCGTATGCACGAGATGGTCAGATCGTAAATCTTTGTCTTTGTGGATGTATCTTTATTTCTgcaaagtcaaaaaaaaacaaaacactttcACTCGCCTCATACTGACCAAAGTTCCAAATTGCCGACAAAAGCCCCTGCCGAAAATCTTCACGAGGATGAACCAACAAAATATTCTCCATCAGTTGAACATTAAATATGCTTAATATGCAGTTATGGTTTAATTGGCCAGTTGGAGGGGTCGCAAgacaggaaaaaaaaaatcgaagcCCAAATTGGTTGAGGGGCATGCCTAAGCGGCTTTGAGTTGACTTTCATTCAACCTGTCCTACACCTGCAATGGTCTCTTTGATcgtttgctgctgctgctgtagcTGGCCAGGCCAGGGCAACTTTGCCTTTGGTATTTTTCGGCCCATAGCCCGTACTTGCTGACCCAATTCCAGAAAGACGCATGCGTTTTGGTTTGGTGTTGTCCTAAACTGGTTTCGgcttcagtttcggtttcggttgcGGCTGAGGTTGCTCTCTCCTTCACTCCCCGTGATTGGCGGCGTCGGCCAAGACTGTTAACTGTTAATGATTTCAGCGTTGTTTTCcttaacaacaaaatatttcggATTTCGATTTGAAAGCCGAAAAAGAAGCTACGCCGCCACCGACACACAGCTCCACAAGTATGGAGCAAGTTTGGTTAACTTTTGGCCCAAAAGAAGTTGCATAACTACCCGATGGTAGCCAAACCTACCAATTCAGCCCCACATTTCATCAATGTCGCTCATGTTCGACCACTGTCcgttttacatttatttatttttttttttgatgttTTATCAATAATTATCATAAATTTGACTATCTGCCGTAGAGCATGTTTCCCACACACTGATTGCCCCATTGTTTGTTTATCGCAGCATTGTGGTCTCCTCTCATCAATGAACTGTTTGCTTAACATTCTGAGTTCCAATCGTTATTAGGCTTGCTTTAATTTGGGCAAGGGTTTCACCTAATTAACATTGGAATTTGGTTAAATGTTTGTCGACGCTTTTATGATTTTCGTATTTCGAAATCGAAATCGCACTGGCAATGCCAATGGCCCCCTATCCCACCTCCGACGATAACCAGAAATTAGTATAGTGAGCCTTAAATTTGAATTCATTTGGCGGCACGCGTCACATTTTCTTGCAGATTTGCAATCTGCATTTaagagttttgttttttttcctgtATGCAGTATgtttttatgtaattttttggttattgGGCGGGAGACCTGGTTGATTTACAGTTAAAGCCCGCCAATGCAGGATAAACTTGAATTTTCTGGTTTTCCACCATACTAACAGGTTTCCAATTTTTGTCTGTCTGCAGAAAAGTTTTCGGTTTTCCTTggtgttttggttttggtgccttaattttggtttctttttagtgtttttttactttttgacAGATTGTTATAATTACCCAATGTCTGTTCACCCAAATAATTATGGCgggcaataaatatttttggcaataaaCCGATTGTCACTAGCTTGGCTTGAATGTTGAGGGTTTTTAAAACTGCATTCGCCTATTCGGTTGCAGTGTTTAATTTGGCCGCATAGTCAAATATCACGCAGCCGCCACATTGGCCAGGCACGCACTAATTTCAATTGTAAATCGCAACGGTTGCGCAATAACCAAAAGTGACACTGGAATTCCGTGTGCTACGATTGCTGATATATGACTGCGgaaaagtgtataaaaaacTGGAACGGAAATCAAGTTTACACCaattaattattgaaaaatcATTTCAGGATGACAACTCATTAGCTCGACACTGAACTCTCATACATCACACACCATTATTGTATTGAATCGAGGAAGAAATTCCCTGAAATGGTAACTAACCAACTCTGTTTGATTTTGCCTCTGGGTCTATGATTTGTGGACCTCAATTGGTCAATCGATTGCCCGATGTCGCAGTTACCGATGATGAGCTTAATTTTGAACGCAATGGAGCCGTGACGCATTGCCATTGCAATTGAGACATCAGCAAATAATGTCAATAGATTATGTTGCCAGCTACTGCCATTGCAACTACTACTGCCACTGCAAATAGCTACTGGCTGCAATCCCTGTGTGTGCACAGAAGCGTTCTCAATGTCGCAAAGCATACTTTGTCAAATACAAATTGCCCAGTTTGGTGGGCAAACACTTCATCTCATACTGGAACTGCTGCCAACTGCCCGCAGTGCGGCCAAGATGTTAACACGCATGTTAACCACTTGCCAGCAGACACTATATGGCAGTATGGCTAATGAAGAAGACGTAGTAGTAACGTAGCAAATGCTTTGGCTCTGACACTGGCGGTTAAAATCGAACAGAGAAATTACAAAGCGGCCATGGCGAGCGATTTATGTAGCCAATCGACGCCCCTCCCCAGCTCCGAACTTCCTCCTTCTACGCCGACTTACtcatccagccagccagccagccagcccgaCTCTTGGTTATGTCAGCCAGCAAAACCAATACCCATGCGGCGATGACAAAAAGGGAAAGTAAGTCCAAAGCCTCGTCTTTGGCTTCGTTCACGGCCCTCAGCCGAAGAGAGGCAGGCGGTTGTTGGTTACTTTCTTGGCTCTTGGCCGTTTCTGTTTCTCTGGCTCGGCTTTTGGCCAATATCTACATGGCTTTGGCTCTTGGCCGCTTCCGCTACCTTCCATGGCCTGTCATGTTCAATCGCGGCAGTGGCATTTCTTTTTGGCAAgcaattaacatttttgtaaaaatatttaaaaactaaaacttcttaaaatattaatgatttgttttaaatttgctTAACGACTTGAGCATTTAATTCGCCACGCTTTGTAACCATTAATTCGTGTTGTTTGATtgctataattaaattatttttagcatGTTTGACTGCACACCCCAGAGGCTCAGGTGttaactatttttatacctataACCGACCTCCATAAAAATAGCGACATGAAAAGGCAATTGTCGGCTGGTGGACCATTCAGCGCAATACAAAAAATCGCATATAGCCTGTGATATCTACTATTTGGCATACAAATTGccttaaaaaacaaactacCTGTGAGCGAATTCCGTGGCGAACAAGAGCAAATCATAACAATGCGACTCGACACAATAACTAAGTCATAAAACAATCAATAACATTGGCAGAGATGTTGCAATTCTGCTGGGTTGGCTTTCAATCACACTGACACCGATCAGAGCTAGATGCTGGACACCGACACTTGTAGGTGCTTAAATACTTTCAGAGCTTAATTGTCTTCATCTTCAATTGCAACTCGAGCTGAGGCCGCTCCATCAGTGGTCTTCAACACCGAAGTGGGATGGGATTATGTCGTGGGAGCGCCCTGTGGCGAAAATATCACCTTTGTTtgatttgcttttgtttttggcacTTGTCTTGTCAATTTGCAGATTTTAAACGCTGCAATTGCTTTGATCGCCGCGTATATTTCTCTCATTTTTTTCACAATTAAATGAATTACTCGAAAAGAGGAGcgtatttaaatgaaaattggcagagaCGCCGCAAGccaaataaaagtaaattacTTGCCGCATTGTTGATGATAATCATCATCTTTTCttcattttaaaatcaatGTGAAAGTTGCCTCTTTTGTGGCATTGGATTTTGTGCGAAAGGAGGTTAAACTGGATACATTTCAGTGTCGGATTGAGCCGGGCTAATTGCGGTTTAACCTTATCTGCTATCtgcttttgaagaaaaaatatttaaataatttaaagtgGTATTGCATATTCAAGCCTATGATCGATTTCCCTATGAATAGACTCGAGTTTTCTAGACTGTTCATTATTTTTCTGTAGTGTTACGAAAGAAACCACATTGTAAAGTCGAAATAAAGTAAGTCAGAGTCCTCAGTTCATCTTCAGCAACCAAGTGCAACGGAAACCTCGACTtcctatatatttattttatgtttctgtttttggttttcggttttctGCACGCAACCATCCAAATAACTTCAAAATAGAAATACAATGTAAATTCGCAAAAGTATATTAACCAGAATTAAATATAGAGCATTGACCTAAGATATGAAAGGCACTTGGGATCCATTTATTGTGCATCCATGACTAAACGGCCAAAGGCGATAAGTTCATTCGTTTTAGAGACACTTAAAATTCGTTCGGCTTTCGTGGGCACCTGCTGGCGAAGACTCCCGGCCAGGTGAAGCGGATGGCCAGCCataaaaaccatttaaaaacGCTTAAAAGTCATTCAACGTATGCGGCCAACTCAAAATAGCCACAATTAAATGCATTTCTGCACGTTCCACAAAGAAATGGAATTGTGTTTTCTGTATTTCGTTGAGGAGGtggattttttttggcttttgcgAATATTATCaactaattttaatttggCGCACATATTGAAAATGAAAGTTTCCACCACGACTCGAATTTAATTGGATTTCttccggctgctgctgctgctgggctgATGTAGTAATTGTGATGCGTTGATTTTGTAATAAGTCGCTTTCTACTCGCCAAAAGCTAAGCCCCTACCGATGTTTATgacatatattaaatatgaaaCTGGGTCATTACAAGCTCTTTTCAATGAACTGGTAGCAGCGATGGACCTGGCGGGGCGATGGTAACGATGGCCAAACAATTTGTTTGGTTACTTTACGATGCTGTTGTGATGATGCCCCCAACCGAACATCAATGAAAACCATCGGGGACCATCGTCGAACCAGTTTGGGTCCACACGTGTGGGACCCAAACGATGACCAATCAAAGACGATGATTTTACCGATCATGCCGTCGAAGATGCGGCTGTCGATCGTTTGCCAAGGGCGTTAAATGGTTGCTATGGTCATTGACTGTCCAGGATCCCATCCGCACAAGTGGGTCAACAGCGTCGCAAATGCGTAATTCGTTCACGCCCAGTCCGTCCGTCTCAATAGTCTTGGCCAAATATTTGATATTGTAAAAGTTACCACCACTCGCCGCTGTCAGTTGGCAACATCGAATTTACATGTTATCGGGGCTTGCATGTGCGGGCCTATTGACAGCTGGAGTAGCTGACTGGCTGACTGCCTGACTAGGTGACTAGTTGACAGGTTGCACCAGAAGCGAACAACACAACTGCATTTGAATTGCATAATTGCATAATGCCTAAAAATCAAGGAAAGAAATACAAACTTCCAGTAATAAGTGGAGTAAATGGTTTCTGAATTTCAAAGAACTATGGCCTATGCTTTTAGGCCTCTGTCTTCTGTAGCCACAGACTATTTAGGGGCGCGTGTTGCTCTCTTTTGTTGTATTGTCTTCTCGGCCACAACAAAAGGATTTGCCTGCACAATTGCGTTTTGGCCGCAAGGTCAAGAGTCGCGCGAGGGCGTCGACAATCGGCTTCAATTAGTTAACCATTTACGGTGGTTACTGTCGCACAGCTCCGGGCCACAGCCAGTGTCAGTGCAATTTTCCAGTTATTAATTTTCGGCTACTGCCGCAGACTCagaaatatgtatatgaaataacGGCCGAAGACCGAAAAGCCGCTGGCGGGCAAGGCAAAACTTGTTAGTCGTGGCAGGCCCGCAATTGAAAGTTGTTAAGTGACTTGTTTGCTCCTTCATTATTCACACTTTGTTATTAATTGCAGCATTTGAGGCCTTTTATCCGAAAATTGCTCTAACCGTTCTAATCGCCTCTAACCATAATTTTCTGATCTATTCTCCCCCGCAGCAAAATCCACAAAATTGCAGCCATAGCCGGAATTATTCCCAATCCTCCAAGACACTGCTGGCGCAACAGCACAGTTCGGTGCACACACAACAGCCAGCTGGCCCTGTCCGGGAAATCCAAATCGATCCATACATCATACTAGACGACGAGCTGAAATACTTCTACGATGATGTGAGAGATGTAAGTATTGAAGAGGTAGTTTAAAATTGGGGTTTTATTTAGGGAAAATATTTACTTAAATAACTCAAAACACTTGTTAAAATTCTATTTAAATACTAATTTACTAGCAATATTTCCAATGAAccttaaatatttgttattattactTAGGGTAGGTTCTTAGGTAATTGGGCTGTTCAGTTTAAAGATCGTTGATAAACAAACTTTctcaaaacacaaaaatatttactaGAAGAGATTCATTCATCTAGACGTCATTGATTAGAGGGTTTTTTCCTCAATTCCAGTAaggggatttttttttctccatcTCCAGTCCAGAACACAAATATTTGCTAATTTAGGCTAAAGCTCGACTAATATTATATTTCTCCCCTTTTTCCAGCTGCTGCAATCGGGTACATCCCAGCCAGAATTGGACACCATTGCCAGCTATTACTTCGATGGCCAGGGCAAGGCACTGCGACCCATGGTTACCATGCTGATGGCCAAGGCGATAAACTATCACCTCAACAAAGAGTCACAGTAAGTATTGGCATACTTTTGGAGTATTGAAGTCTCAAGCGGTCCGGGAATCAGAGTGTAAATGATTAGCATGGCTTTGCGAAATGTACGGCCATATTTCGGCCACCAACCTAGCATAGATTTAGCTATAGTTTTTCCCAACGattcatttcattatttttgccaATCGCCTTGACAGCCAATTAGTACACAAACAACGACAGATCGCCCTCTTCTCGGAGATGGTACACTCGGCCAGCTTAGTGCACGACGATGTCATCGATCAGTCGGACTTCCGACGCGGCAAGCCCAGCGTGAACGCTCTATGGAATCATAAAAAGGTAAGGATCTGTAATTATGTACACATCGGTAGTATTTGCCAAAACCAAATCAAACAACTGCAGCTAACCGAGTCTGACTTTGACATCAATTTGTTGCGTATTTCGATTTGAAGTGTTTATTGACTTTGTCAACATCTGTGGCTCTTGCATCACTTCAAAGGCCTCAACAAAATCAGTTGCCtcttcattaaatttaataatagaCAAGTCGAACAATCCCACACACCTCGATCGCTGCAGTTTCCCCCTTTCGACATGTCTCTAAAttaaaatgcataaattaatCCAATCCCATGTTGTAAAAGCGTCAAAGAGCTGGAAGcgaattataattttcttgtCTTTGATTGAATGACTGCTCATCTTAGTCATGTCGGTTAAGCGGTTTTTTTCCGATGCTCGTGTCGCCTTTGGCGGTTCATTGTTGCAACATTTAAAACTGTACTTTTATGTTGGCAGATGTTGTTTTTAAACCAATCTCTTCCCTTTACAGGTTACAATGGCTGGTGATTATATCTTATCGGTGGCCTCGATTATGATAGCCCGTCTGCGCAGCGATGATGTGACGATCGTGCTGAGTCAGGTAAGAAGAATTCGGTCAGGAACATAAGGATATGACTAATACTAAGATTAATGGATATTGAAGTTCTTGTGAAAGCTTGTATTCTGAGCCCTTTTGGAATTAAGAGTCAtgatatacaaatattatacCGCAAACCTTAAACAAGCATGGATTTTAGTTAGTTAGTTGAGAGTCCAAGTACCTCGCAGTTAATTGtcaaggcaaacaaaaaataattgccATTTGCTGAACAACTACCGAGAAACATTCTCCAAAAATCCCGGATCCCAAAACTCTGTCAACAACAATGATATCTATAGCTCTTCGTAGTTATTTGGGTTCGTAATCAGAACTGGGTGTTAAATTTCGCACAATTGTTGGACAAATAAAAGGGCCAGAATGCTGTTTTGTAAACGATTTCCTTAAAATTATGAAAGTTGCTCAGATCGGATGGGTCTTTTTTTGTGGGACTGGGAAACCAGTCCATGAAGTTAATGGCGGCACAAATCATTGGGCCTGCTACTTCCTGCGTCCCTGGGAGTTGCCCAAGGTTCGGCCTTCGCCAGAGTTCGTTCGCCGACAACTTTGAGCCGGCATTCACTTTTAATGTTACGATGCCACTATTTTTTATTGCTGTTTCAGTTCTGTCTGTGCATCCTTGGccttgcaactgcaactggaGTTGCTGCCAGTTGTGTGCTTGGAAATTCCGCAGAAATATTTCATCGCTTGGCCATGCCTCACGTAGTttctataaatttaaaattagtcaCACCTGTCAATTTCACTTTCGGATGCGCGAGAGTGAAACTAGATCTGTTGCCTTGGAAGCTGAGGTGGCACCGTATCTCTCTGCATATTTACACAATCGAGCGGACCGAGTTAATAGCCAAAgcaaacacaataaacttgCCTACGTTTTTTTGGTTACACATTCTCTGTCAGTCTCGATGGGTTCACCAGTTTCTCAATTCGCGAAACATGCGTAACACCTGAGGAGGATTGGCTCTAAGATGGATCCAAGGTGCGGCCTAGACACTTATCTCCCCCCTATTTGTTCGTATCATTTGCTTATGCTAACGCCGATCTAAGCCGCATCGGGCTTGTGGATCTGTCGCATAATGAGTCTCATTAGCATATCCGACATGTTGACCCCATCAGGTTGAAACTTTCTTTGCGATCATGAGGTCACGCATAAGCAGATAAGGCCAAACATTTAGAAACTAGTTCTAAGGCCCGTGCAGCTTAACTGGTTTCCATTCATCTTCTGTTTAAATAGCTGAAAATTAAGGAAATGACTTCAAAAGCTTAGCTTTccatttgcataaataaaaaatccccAGAAATTAtgtttaaacattaaaataaactaatatTGACAAATTATCAACAATGGAGCATGTTTCGTTTGGAAAGTGTTTCCGAATTAAGTGCCTAACTATGTTATGCAAATAAAATCATGTTCTAATCCATTCCATCTAGAATCTATTGTATTTTTCCAtattgtttttggcttttaaacTGCTTCTTTCATCTCCGACAATCTACAATCGCCAGTTTTTATCGCCGGTATTGTcgaatttttcttatttaatatgCCGCACACGTGTTTGAATAATTTCAACGGCTTCTAAGACGTTGATGGCATTAGAAAAAGGAGTAAAGCGGACGTCTGCCTTTCAATCAAGTGAATTTATGATTATCTGAATGTTTTGGGTTAAACCAGGCCGTTAAGCAGTGTTTTTGAAAGGCCCGCCCTGTAGGATATACATGTATTTAATGTTAAATAGAAGGTAAAGGTACTTTCCACATAATTGGTACACTTATAGATAGACTTGCTGTTTAAATCCACTTTCCTAAGGCAATATAGCTtgcaaaaatattcatttctAGACACATTCCCCTTGTCGGAAGTTGTttatttcaaaagaaaatacccGTGTACGTGCCTTAAAAAGTTGGCTTCGAGGCTAACCATTTTTCTTTGTCAATCCGAAATGCAGTCGTACTTTGTgggcaaagaaaaaaatgtggcCAAGCCTCTGGCTTTATCCGACTGCCAAAAAGAGACATTGTGTTAATTTTTGTGGCTCCAAATGCATTTGCTGGCCAAGTTGTTGGAGCTCAGGCACTCGCCTCCCCCTGTCTATTTTCAGTGCGGTATGCCAGTTGTGTTAATTAACATTGAGAGTCCAGAGGGGGCTTTTAGAATTTCGCCTCGCAGCTTGGCCAAAAACTATTGGCAGGTTATGGCCCGCCTCACCTTGAGCTCCTTGGCATCAGATCCCGCACACTGGCAGCCGATTGTTTGCCAATGATTTTGACAAGTGTCTGCGAGTTTCTTTGGCCGATGAATGAAAAGGCCTATCGAGGGGGAGAGTCTCTGGCGAAGGGCGTGCCAAACAATCTGGGGGCAAACAAACGGGCAATAGCCAAAATATTCGGGCAGCATCATGTATCCGACCTCTCATTGGGCTCTGAATGAAATAGTGTTTGCTAAATCAATTTGGCACAATTGTATTTGCCATTTGCATTTGAAGTTTCAGCCATGCGGAAGTTACGCACACCTAGACGGGCCGTATAAAATCGGCTTATATGGGATAAGGGGTGAGGCTGGCCAGCCAACATAGCCAGGTAAACAGAGTGTCATCCGTGAGTTGCGCAATCCATTTATTCACCTTCGAGTGGGAAATTCAGGCTCTCCAGAACAATCGATTCGAACGAGCGGCAATAACCATAATCCAAGCTTACAGTGACACTTTTATGACGCATTGTGTCTGCAATTGCTAATTGTCGTGCCTATATATGTATCTCTCTTGCAGATCTTGACCGATTTGGTCCAAGGCGAGTTCATGCAGCTCGGCTCAAGGGAAACGGAGAACGAGCGCTTCGCTCATTACCTGACCAAGACATACAGGAAGACCGCGTCGCTGATTGCCAACGCACTGAAGGCGGTAAGTACTCGTTATCGGCATGCAAGCCAGCTGTGCTGCAGTTACCAGTTAGCAGATGCCAGTTGGCTATTCGCATTACGCATTTAGCGAACTTAAGCGCTTAATTCGGTAATTAGTTTGCACGCATGCCCGCGCCATTGTTCCCAATCCCAGCTAAATTGGAAACCCCTCTTCTCTTCTTGCTTATAACCCCAACAGACCGCCGTGATTGCCCAGGCCGAAGACAACGTGGCCGAGCTGGCCTTCCAGTACGGACGCAACATTGGCCTGGCCTTTCAACTGGTCGACGACATGCTGGACTTTGTCT
The Drosophila bipectinata strain 14024-0381.07 chromosome 3R, DbipHiC1v2, whole genome shotgun sequence DNA segment above includes these coding regions:
- the qless gene encoding all trans-polyprenyl-diphosphate synthase PDSS1, whose translation is MACLSTSGRVVCGSRRQQTHKLFYQLFGSRPGYTTRSGTGANMPGLHRTQQMQLQQAIRPFHGVCFNIGKDYRDLLQNPQNCSHSRNYSQSSKTLLAQQHSSVHTQQPAGPVREIQIDPYIILDDELKYFYDDVRDLLQSGTSQPELDTIASYYFDGQGKALRPMVTMLMAKAINYHLNKESHQLVHKQRQIALFSEMVHSASLVHDDVIDQSDFRRGKPSVNALWNHKKVTMAGDYILSVASIMIARLRSDDVTIVLSQILTDLVQGEFMQLGSRETENERFAHYLTKTYRKTASLIANALKATAVIAQAEDNVAELAFQYGRNIGLAFQLVDDMLDFVSSTEQMGKPTAADLKLGLATAPVLFACEKYPELNPMVMRRFSEPGDVERAFELVHKSHGLEQTRFLAKKHCNEAIRLAQELTESPYQKGLQVVADLVINRMK